The following is a genomic window from candidate division KSB1 bacterium.
CCAACCTTGTGACTTTTTGACTTTCAGACCTTTCGACTTTGCACATTTCCCCTCCTGCTGCCCTTGTCACTCCAGGCGTTCCACAAAAAAACGGCCGGACTCGAATGAATCCGGCCGTCAGCCAGGGTTTTTAAAGAATCTAATGCTTTAGCTACACACCGGCCACCACCCCATCGGTGAACACCAGACGGGGCATCTGTTAGCTGCTGTTCATCCAGGGATCATTGGCGGCTTTGGCCAGTTTGTTCCAGAAATTCAGATGGTTATCGGCGATATTCATTTCCGCGATCGGCTGCGTCAGTTCACCGTTCTCAAACAGGGTTCCGGTGATGCCGACTGAAAAATCGCCGGTATTGGAGTTTGAATTGCTGCCGATAAATCCATTGATCAGGATACCGCGTCCCAGATCTTTCATAATTTCGTCAATCGAGCGTTTTCCGGGCGGCAGGATGAGATTTGACGTGCCGCCGGTGGTGGGTTGCACACCCAGTTTGCGGCTGCGGTACCAGTCGATGTAGAACTGATTCAGCACCCCGTTTTCAATCATGGCGCGCTTGCGCGTGGCAAAACCGTCGCCGTCGTACAAACCGCTGCCGAGGCCGGCCACGATATGCGGATCGTCGATCAGCGTGAACAGCTTGCTGCCCACCTGTTCGCCCTGCTTGTCCAGTAAAAAAGAGCGTTTCTGCTGCAGAGACCAGCCGTTCATGGCATTGACAACACCGTTCAGAATACGTCCGACATTTTGATTTTCAATGATCAGGTGGTTTTAATTTGATTTCGAATCAGCCGATTATTAATCATTTCACGCATACCCGAGCGATGAACATTTCCCAGATACTGTCCGTCATCATCGACAACCGGCACCTCTGATATATCGAGTTGATCCAATGTACCCAGCGACTCTTTCACCGACTGGCCGGGATGCAGGGTGGCACGCGGTTTGACAAGCACATCTTCGGCCACCAGCCAGTCCCAGGTTTGCTCTTTGAGAATCAGGTTGCGCAATTCTTCTACGCCGATGACGCCTGCGAGTCGATCCTCCGCATCAACGACGGGGATAGTTGTGGCGCCGGTTTCCGTAAACATGGCAATGACATCCCGGATACGGGAAAAGAATGAACCAGATGTTCTTTGGACAGCTTTATTTCGGTCAGGCGCAGAGAGGCGGCAATGTCTTCGGCTGTAATATTGCGCCCGGCTTCATCAGCCCGATTCACAGCGAGTTTCACACAGGCCGGTCCGATGATCTGCACCAGAAACGTGGTGGTGGTGATTCCAAAAATAATGACATCACCCAGGGCCAAACCGTCAGCCACCTGGATGCCCTGAAGTTTATGCGCCGCCATAATGGACAATCCGATAGCCACACCGCCCTGGGCCAGCAGACCCAGACCGCTGTAACGCTGTACCACCGGGTCCGCTTTGGACAACCGAGCACCCAGCCAGGCGCCGCCCATTTTGCCGATACTGCGTCCGATGACATACAATCCGACAATCCACCACAGCCAGACCGGCATGGACTGCAGCGATAACCGGGCGCCTACGAACAGAAAGAACAGCACATAAATAAATGTAGAGAATGCATTGATGCGTTCGGACAGTTTTTCATAATAGAACGGCGTCATGTTGACCACGGTAATGCCGCCGGCCATAGCAGCCAGGATGATATCCATGGCGTAATAATCCGTGATTCCGGTGATCACCATGAGCAGCCCGACCGTGGACGCTGTGGCCACATCGAGTGAACCGGAACGTTTAAGAATGAGCGCAATGGTGAGCCCGAGAGCGATACCCAGTCCGATGGAACCGAACAGTTCAAATCCGATATGCAGCAGTTCTTTGCCAATATGCGCCTCTCCCCCACCGATGAACTGCGCCACGCCGCTGCCCAGTCCGTACAGAGTCATCGCCAGGGCATCATCCAGAGCAACGATGGCGGTGAGCGTGGTGGTCAAAATTCCGGCGCTGCGGTATTCCCACATCACCGCCATGGTGGAAGCGGGGTCCGTGGCTGACGCGATAGCGCCGTAAACCAGTCCGGCGGCCAGGGCAATGGAAACATTGCCGCTCACCCAGTAAACAACGCCCGCTGTGGAAACACTTACAATAATAAAGGCACCCAGACCTTCACTTATCAGAATGGCGGCAAACTGCTTGCCGTATTTTTTCAGAGTACCGAATTTGATCTCGCCTCCAACCAGAAATCCGATGATACTGAGACAGAACAAATTGATCGGCGCCAGCATTTCAATATCAGCCGGCTTGATAAGTTTGAGTCCGCTGCTGCCCAGCAGAATACCGGCCGCCATATAACCGAGCACTTGAGGAATACTGATACGTCGGGCCAGTATGGCATTCATGATGCCGCCGAACACGCCGGCCCCCAAAAGAATCAAAACACCGGCGCCGCTCAGTGTATCAGACATGGCGCTCTCCCAGGATTTCATAAATATCAGACGGTTCGCTGCAGCCGAGCAGGTTCTCACGCACATGCTCCTGTTTGAGCATGGAAGCTACAGACGAAAGCACCTGGATATATTCTGCATGCTGATTGCGTCCGGCGATAATCAATATGACAATCTGTACCGGCGTATTGTCCAGAGATTCATAATCGGTAATCGGATGTTTACACACAGCAGCTGAAGCCATCACTTCTTTGACCTCCGGGAGCCTCACATGCGGCACGGCAATGCCCAGTCCGATGCCGGTGCTCATGAGTTTTTCGCGATTGTACACCGCTTCCGCCAGCTCGGCGCGATTGCGCACCCCGGGCAGTTCGACAGACACATCAACAAGCCGGTTCAGTACGGCTTGCTTGCGCGTCTCCTCCAGTACAAGCGAACGCTCGGGTGAGAAAATCGATGATAAAGTCATGGTATGCGATTCATCCGAACGGATTCGCGGCGTCAGCTTGCGCGATACCCAGTTTTCGATCTCGTCGCGTTTGAAGCGCCAGGATGTGCCCAGCTTGCCGCAGGGAATCTCACCGTTCTGCGCCCAGTCATAGACCGTGCGCTGTGAGACCTTGAGAAACGTTGCCACTTCTTCCACGGTCATAATTTGATCATTCATTGCGAAATACCTAAATTATTTGCGATATTTTCTATTATATTATATTATATGTATACAAACTTCATAAGATAACATATTTTATGCTTAATGTCAAGGGTTCGAAAACTAAAAGAAAGCCGGACCACGGGATTTCGAAGCTACGGGCAAGCCAATTGAGGTGTTTGGGGGCGGATTGTGCGCCGGGTGAGAAACAGACCGCAGACACAGAGTGTCCGGGCTGCATTCCGCCAAGGAGACTGGCGGAACGATTTGAATGTAGGTCGACCAGGCTGGTCGACCGGCGGACATCGACGGGCCGTTACGAACAACCGTATTATCTCAATTCAAAAATTATATTAAACCTAAATTGAGCGATTTTAAAACAGAACAAAATAAACTGGCTCAAAAGGGAGCCAGTCATGTCTATTTGTGTAAATTCTATTCTGTTTTCATGTTACAAAAGTCTTTTTACCTGTTTTTAAAATGAACTATGCCTAAAAACATGAAAAAACTAACATTAGGGCGTATCAATCCTGTGAAATAAAATTTTCTGGAAACATTTTGCTCTATGTCATGAAAGCTGGTTTTTGTTCGCGAATCGCCTGCCATAAAAGTGGAATTTTTAATGCATCATAAGTAGCTTGGGTGACTTTCAAGATTACCTGTTGACTCGTCGATATTATCTTGACAGCAAAATCAATTACAGTCCGGCGAAAAGTGCTGGGATAGCTCGTAACCGGTAACACATCCTGGGTCATATCACGCTTGAAAGCTTCGTATAGAAAATGACTCATCAAAAAATGTAATAAAAGGCTCTGTTCATTCCAAAGCCTTTAAAGGGAAGCTGCTCGCATACGACAAAATCCTTTTGTGAACGATGAACAAGTTCACCCTTGCCGCGACTATGATCCAATTCAATGATCTTTTCCGCCTTTAAATAGTCATCGCCAACTGCCTGCACCAGCTTTTCATCACATTCTTTATTCTGGCCAATGTTTGTATAAATCACATTGTCCGGTCGAGCAAAATCAAAGGTCATCTGGCCATTATCTTCGGTTTCTTGTGATGTGAAAATGCATCGCCGAAATGTAGACCACGTGTCAAGCCGGTTACCAAATTCAACAAACGACCACGACATTTGATACAAGTGAAATCGATCAACAGGAACTTCTTTAACATATTGTTTAATACCCTTATAGAGCTTTCCGCTGCACGCATAATGAATGCCGAGGCGTTCTTCAAAAAATCTGAAATTCTTATCATCTAAAAAACCGCTGTCTTTAAGCAGTATGATTGGCACATCAGCATAATGGGTTCGAATCGCTTTGACCAAACGTCCAACAGCTTTTCTCAAATCTGTCCCATGATTGCAGTGCACATTGCCAGGACGGAACAATGCATCCACCACATAAGGCCCCCAGCTGATTTGCAGCGGCTGAAAGCCCTTTTCTTCTTATAAGTTGGCTTAACGCCTTGACGTTTTTGGGCATCGTCATTGTCAAAGACCACCGTATCAGCGAATAATATGATCACTTTGGGCTTTTCAACATGAAGGCGCCAGATAAAAAGCTTGAGCAAAATAGAACGAAAGAGCCATTGTCCGACAAAACCAAGTCGGCGAAACATTCTCTTTATCTGATGCGATGTCGCCATGTGCCAAGGCTCATTCTCTAGGAGCGCGGCATAAGCGTCGTCGTTTTTACGTCGATCAAAGCCTAACATGGAACGGTCGGTGCCATCAATGAACCAGCCCACAACTTGTTTAATAAACTGAAAGCAACTAATGCCCTTGGCCGAACCTTTTAGAGAACCAAGACATTGTTCGAAAAGCTTGAAAAAACCAATGTTTTCGACATATTTGATAAAGAAAAACAGGCCGCCGCGCCCGCTCATTTTTTCAGTTGTGACCTCGATTTTTGAAATTTTTACTTGCTTTGAATTGGTTTTTTTCTTCATATTATTGTCACCTTTTGGGTGCGTGGATTGATTTTAGTTGATTTTGTCTTAATTAAAATAATAACAATCCATTATAATCCCAAAAGGTTTTTTATTTTTCGAAGAATCGCTCAGTTTAGGTTAAACTCTATTTTTATGGTACAACGTGTGTAAATAGCAAGAACTTGAAACGGCTGTCCCTGCCCCGTGTAGTTGTCGCCCAGCAGTCAAGCTGTATGACAAAATGGGTAACTATTATTGACTCTTTACACTTTTATTTCGTATATTTTGATTGAAAAAATCAACAGGATTTGAAACCATGAAACATATAGCGGTCATCGCGATAGTCACCACCCTCCTGCTCGCATGTGCAGAAAAAAAGACACCGCAAATTAAACCTGATGTGGATCAATTTTTTCAGGTCTATGAAACATATCTGCTCCTCGCCGAGAGCAAGGCCCTGACGGATTCGCAAAAGACCGCAATACTGGATTCCGCTCTGGCGGCTCACACTATGACAGCGGCGCAGTTTGATACCACGTTAAATTACTTGGCATCGCATCCCCGGGAGTTTTACGAACAGTTTAGAACATTTTCCAAAGCGCTTGAGGATACCTTGGAACAAAGTCCTGCGGACTGATCATTCGCCTTCGCCGGAGTTGAGGTGATTATAGATGGTTTCAGCAATGGACTCTGAGATGCCATCCACATTTTTCAATTCTTTTAAACCGGCGGCTTTGATATTGTCCACGCTTTTGAACTGCCTGAGCAGCAACTGCCGACGTGTCGGGCCTACGCCCGGAATGTCGTCCAGTTCCGACGACAGAGCGCGCTTGCTGCGCAACGAGCGGTGAAAGGTGACGGCAAACCGGTGCGATTCATCGCGAACCCGCTGTAAAAGCCGCAAGGCTGCAGAGTCTTTGGGGATATTCTGCGCATCCTGGGTGTTGGGCATAAACACCTCATCCAGCCGCTTGGCCAGGGCGATGATCGGCTGTTTACGTATCCCCAGTTCATTCAGAGCCTTGACGGCAGCATTCAACTGTCCCTTGCCGCCGTCAATCAGAATCAAATCCGGCATATCCTTGTTTTCCCGCTGTATGCGCGAATAGCGGCGCTTGACCGCCTCGTGCATCATGGTAAAATCATCCGGGGTCTGTTTGCTGCGGATTTTAAACCTGCGGTAATCCGATTTGCTCGGTTTACCGTTGACAAAACACACCATGGATGCCGTCGGATCGGTGCCCTGAATATTGGAAATATCAAAGCCTTCGATGCGTTTCGGCGGATCATCCAGAATCAGCGCCTTTTGCAGCGCCTTGACGGCACCGGCCACATGGGTTTTTTTCTGCAGTTTCTGAATTTCGAGTTCATTGAGGTGATATTTGGCATTTCGCTCGCACAACCCCAGCAGGCGTTCGCGTGTATCGTTCTTTTCCGGAACCTGTATGCGCACCGGCACAGGCACGCGATGGCTCAGCCACGTTTCCACCGCTTTATGGTCCTCTAATTTGGCGGGAATGATAATCTCGCCGGGTATATCCGTGGTTTTCAGATAAAATTGTTTGATAAAGGCTTCAAAAATGGATTCCGGCGTCTCATCCCGGGTATTCTCGAGAAAATAATGGCTCTTTGAAAGTATTTTTCCCTGACGGATTCGAAAGATGACACAGCAGGTATCGTCATCATTTGAGGCCGCAGCAATCACATCGCGGTCCGGAAGTTCCGGATCAAACACTTTTTGTTTGCGCGTAAACATTTGAATATCCAATAGTTGATCGCGCATTCGCGCCGCCTGCTCAAAGCGGCGCTGTTCGGCCAGATGCTGCATATGCTCCGTGATATCCTGTTCAATGGCATGCGTATTGCCATTGATAAACTCGATTATATACTGGATGGTTTTGTTATACTCCGCCTGGGAAATAAACCCTTCGCAGGGTCCGGAACATCGGTTGATGTGATAGTTGAGACATACGTTGTATCTGCCTTTTGCTATCGTTTGTCGAGTTAACGAAAGTTTGCAGGAACGGATGGGAAACAGACGCTGAATGGTCTTGAGCAGATTGCGCATGCCCTGGACATCCGTATACGGTCCAAAATAGCGAGAACCGTCCTGCACCAGTTTACGCGTTGGGAAAATACGTGGAAACGCTTCATGGGTAATCCGTATATACGGATAACTCTTGTCATCCTTGAGATTAATGTTATAGCGCGGTTTATACTCTTTGATCAGATTGGATTCCAGGATCAGAGCTTCCACTTCGGTATCCGTGATAATGGTCTCAAAATCCCGCACTCCCTGCATCATCCTGACGGTTTTCGGGTCAGGATTGCGGCTTTTCTGGAAATAACTGCGCACACGGTTGCGCAGCACTTTGGCCTTGCCGATGTAGATAATTTTGCCGCGACTGTTTTTAAACAGATAGACACCGGGCTGAGTGGAAACATGCGACAATTTTTCCCGGATATCAGGCATCAGCTAAAAGGTTTCCCAGTGGATGAGATCAGCCAAATCGCGTTTGCCTTTCACGGAAGGTTCGCCTTCGATATATCCCACCGGCATCATGGCGATCAGTTTATAATCATCCGGTGCATCGAGCTGCTTACGGATATCCCCGGCATATTCTTTCTTGTCGCCGGCCACCCAGCAGGCGCCCAGTCCCAGCGCTGTCGCAGCCAGCAGCATATTCTGCATGGCGGCGCTGCCGTCTTCCAGATAATATTTGGTATCCTGACAAAACACCACAATACAGGCAGGAGCTGACCCGATAAATCGGCCGTAATTGGCCTGCCGCCCCAGGGATGCCAGGGTTTCAGGATCGCGTACCACGACAAACTCCCAGGGCTGAATATTCCGGGCGGTAGCCGCCAGTCTGCCCGCATTGATGATTTCCTTCAAAAGATCTTCCGATACCGGCTTTACTTGAAACGCTCTCACACTGTGCCGCCGGCGGACGGTTTCCATAAAGTCCATAATTTCCTCTCCTTTCACGAAAAAAGGCCGTCCCGGTATCCCGAAACGGCCTTGGGTTGAGTCTCTCGGTGTTTATTTTTTCTCATAGGCCCTTTTGATCAACTCTTCCAGCCGGCTTTTGGGATCATCGATAATCGATTCATCCACGGAAAATTCTTCCCAACCCAGCAGTTTGAGACCGTAATCGTAATCTTCCAGCAGTTCACTGCAGATTTTATCAAGCGGCTGCTTGTCATTTGCAGCCTTTTCTTTTAATTTTTCCACAGCTTGCTCTGTAAACGTAATGACGACATTATTCTTGGTTAAAAACTGCCGCTGAAATTTTTTGATATAATACTCGGTCAGCAGATTTTCAAGCTCTGTATCCGGATCCTCGACCATTGACGCTGTAAATTTCAGACTGTCGATTTGTGTATCCGGCAGCAGTTTCTCGAACTTTAGCAACAGATTGTCAATCACGCTGAGCAGTCCGCGCGCTCCGGTTTGTTCTTCATAGGCCATCTCGGCAATCCGATGAAGAGCATCATCATCAAATTCCAGATTAATGCCGTAGGCTTTGAAATCACGTTTTTTACCCTGAATGACACTATTTTTCGGATTTTTCAGAATATTATACAACCCTGCAACATCAAGATGATTCAGCGAAAGAACGATGGGCAGACGGCCGATAAACTCGTTTTCAAATCCATATTGGATCAAATCTGCTGTCTTGACCTGTTTTAAAAGCTCTTCTTTGCCCACCTGCTGGACGTCATAATCCTGCCGGGTGAAACCTATGGGTTGCTGATTCATTCGGCGTCTTATCAGATCATCCAGATTGTTGAACGCGCCGCTCATGACAAACAAGATATTGCGTGTATTTACTTTTTTACGATTGACTTTGCCGGTGCGCTGCGCTTCCATGGCGGCTTCCATCTGCGAAGCCAGATCATGCGGTACTTTGAGATCCACTTCTGCTTCTTCCATGAGCTTTAACAGGGTGCGCTGTACCCCGCTTCGGGACACATCCGGCCCCACTCCGTTGCCGGTGGATGCGATCTTGTCAATCTCGTCCAGGTAGACAATACCGTATTCCGCAAGTTTCATATCGCCATTGGCATCGTGTACCAGATTTCGGATCAGATCGTCCACATCTCCACCCACGTATCCGGTTTCACTGAATTTGGTGGCGTCGCCTTTGACAAACGGCACACCCAGTTTCTGAGCAATCAGCTTGATAATATATGTTTTACCGACACCGGTCGGACCAATCATCAGCACATTGCTCTTGATATTGCCGAGCAGTTCGGCCGAGTCCGGGTTTGACATTTCATAGTTCATGCGGTTAAAATGCGTACAAATTTTGGTTGCCAGAATTTCAACCGCTGTATCCTGTCCCACCACATAATTTTTTAAATAAGCTTCCAGCTGTGTGGGTTTTAAATCAAAATTAATCTGGCGCGGCGGATTATCATTATCATCTTTTTCCTCCGTTCCGCTGCCCATATGGTCGGCATCCTGGGGCACCACCACATTGTTTCCATATTTTTCACGCAGAAATTCCGATACATCCTTGCGCAATTCTTCCGGAGTCGGTGTTTTTCCACTGTCAGTCAACAGATTCATCCGTTTTGCCTTTTGTTGCATATATCTCATCCTTTTGTATATTAGATGCAAATTCTATACCATCTTATAAAAACAACACAAGTGCAATAAAATCAACTAATCCTTTTGGAGTATTGAACACATGCACATTATTGTGTCAAAATTCTATACACTATCCAACAACAAACTGGCATCAAATGTTCCAGCGGAATGGGTCAGAGCGCCCACCGAAATAAAGTCCACGCCGGTTTCCGCGATGGCTGCCACGCTCTTGATTGACACATTACCCGAGGCTTCCAGTTCGACACGGCCATTCACCCATTCAACGCATTCCCGCATCAACTCCGGACTCATATTGTCCAGCATAATTCGATCTGCCTCGAGTTCACAGGCCTGCCTGACCTGATCCAGTGTTGTTGTTTCAACTTCAATTTCTGCCAAGAATGAGCGCTGACGCATCGCCCTGCGGCATTGTTCAACAGCCGCTTTAATTCCGCCGGCGGCCGCAATATGATTTTCCTTGATCAGAAACATATCATACAGGCCCATTCTGTGGTTCACACCGCCGCCGCAGTCGACCGCGTATTTTTCCAGGCGCCGCCAGCCGGGTGTGGTTTTACGAGTGTCCAGGCATTTCGCGTTGGTATGCGACACGGCTTTGACAAATTGATGCGTCAGAGTCGAGATACCGGAGAGATGTCCGAGAAAATTCAAGGCTGTTCTTTCGGCCTGTAGTATGGAAGCGGTGCGTCCGTAGACGCTCATCATCAGATCGCGATTGTTAACCAGATCCCCGTCACGAACGCAGATCTGCACTTCCAGTCCGGCGTCAACGGTCTTGAACACCATCTCGCTGAATTCGGTTCCGCATGCAACACCGTCCTGCTTGGCAACAATACGGGCGAACCTCTGAGCCTCGGGATTCAGAATGGCCTTGACGGTAATATCGCCGCGCTCGTTCAGGTCTTCACGCAGAGCCATGTTGATCAGTGCAGCTGCATCTGCCTGCAGAATTTTATTCATAAGGTCTCTGCCATCTCGCTTTGAATTTCTTTAATTTTATCGCTTGCAGCCCGGCCAATATTATCGGCAGCCCCGCGTTCCCTGACCACCAGTTCAAACATGCGAATGGCTTTTTCAGGTTTGCCGAGTTTTCGATATCCGCGTCCGGCCTCGTACAGCGCGGTAGCTCCCCAGGGCAGTTTGGTTTGTTTGCACATATAACGCACTTTGAGAAACTCGATCACGGATTTTTCCGTCAAACCGGCGTCGGCATAGCTTTTGGCAATCCAATACTGTACTTCGGTATAATCGTCCGCGCTTAGCAGCGGTTTGATCTCGTTGAAATGATGAATCGCGCGGTCATATTCTTTCATATAATAGAGAAACACACCGATCCGCATTCGGCGTCGTAACACAGACGGATTATCCGGAAACTCGCGAATATATTGTTTCTGCATGGCAATCGCCTTGTCGCGCAGATTCAGATCATCATAGGCATTCACCAGCAGATCCAGAGCCTGGGCGCGTTGTCGTCCGCTGTCTATCGTTTCCAGCGCTTTCTTACAGGCCGCAATACAATTCTGCAGCTGACGGTTTTCATAATAGAAATCACCCAGATTCACATAAGCCGTGGCAACAATATCGGGATCATCATATCTGCCCGGAATGCGGGTCAGGCGTTTCAGAGCTTCTTCGGTTTTGTTGAGCACCACATACAGCCGCGCCAGGCCCAGTTCGCCGCGCGCCCCCTGGGGCACATCATCATATTTGCGGCATTGTTTAAAGGCTCTTTCAGCATCGTCAAAATTTTTGGTGCGGATATGGTACAATCCCTCCTGGTACAAAAACCGCGCTTCTGCATTGCGGTCATCCCAGGTTTCTGTAAAGGCTTGCACTTTACGCTGGGCGCGGCGCAGATGGTCAAGCTGATATTCGCAAATGATCGCATTCTGCTCCGCCTGCCGACGCAGGTCTCCGGTAAACTGTTGATTCAGCAATTCATACTGTTCCAGCGCCTGTTCATAGCGGCCGCGCTGAAAATAAATATCCGCGGTTTTATAACGCGCCAGCCTGCCCAGACTGTCCTGCGGCGCAAAATCCGCACATTCCCGGTAATGCCCGATAGCCATATCCAGCTGATTGGAGGCATTGGCCAGTTCGCCCACCCGGAACAGGGCTTCGGCGCGGTGAGCGGCGTCATTGCGCTCCAGGTACATTTTATAAGCGCGAACGGCCTCGGGAATGGATTTCATACGCTCCACGGATCGCGCCCACAGCCACAGGGTTTCATCATCACTCACCTGATCATAATACAATTTCAACCGTGCGGGGAGCGCCTGATTGCGCAAATCTTCCAGCCGCTGGTTGGCCTGCCGGTGTTCGCCCAGCTGCATCAGCAAATCAATGGCTTTAACGCGGGCGCGCGACGCCCAGCGCGAATAAAAATAATATTGAGCGACCTTGTCGTACAAGGCCAGCGCCTGTTTATGGGCCCCGGCTTGCTGATGGTAGCCGGCCAAAAGGAATGTGGCCTCGGCTTTGCGTTCCGGTTCAGGCCGGGTCACAATCTCCATGAGCAGGGAGCGCGCCGAATCAAGTTGACCGCGCTCATGCTGCAGCACAGCAGCGCCGAACAGCGCATTGTTGCGCAGAGACCCGTCTCGTGTATGCTCGGCGACCCGCAGCAGCAGACTATCTGCAGAGGTATCACTGCTGTCAAGCGGTCCCGAGCTTATTTTTTCACGCGCCCATTCGTACTGAATGCGCAGGGCAAGGCTGTCATCGGGATGGATAAACTGATCAATTCGGTCTGCCAGAAAAGCAGCTCGAGTCGCAGCCGAATCGATCTGTGACAGCTGAGCCTGCGTGTGCATATAAAGCACATGATTGTAATGCGGACTGTCCCGATAAACAGCCATAAACCGGTCAGCGGCCTGGATCAGTGAATCACTGTATTGTGCAGCGCTCACCGCGTTTTGATCCAGTGACATCCGCATCATCAGACGATCATAGCACAGTGCCTGATAATAGAAGAGTTTGTCCTGCGGCAGCGTCTCGTCGGCTGAATTTACAACTTGATTCAGCGCTGTGAGGGCGCGCTGATAATCATGGAATGTATGAATCCGGGTTTCGACACGATCGAGGAGCAATTGAGATGATGCGGAATTTGCAGACAAAAGCCGGCTAAACGCTTCAGCGGCCTGTTCGGATGAAGGCGGCGCGTAAAACGTCAGATAACTGAGACGCTGCTGCGCTTCGTTTTGAAAATCACCGCCGGGATAGATGTTCAGGTAACGGCGGTACTCGTCCATGCCATACTGATAACGGTTCTGTTGTTCGTAGGTTTGTGCGACGCGAAACTGTGCGTCATCGATCAGATGACTGTTGGGGAATGAAGAGATGATCGAGGAATAGCTGGCGCGAGCGCCGGAAAAATCTTTAAGAAACAGCCTCTGAATCTGCC
Proteins encoded in this region:
- a CDS encoding metallopeptidase TldD-related protein, translating into MIIENQNVGRILNGVVNAMNGWSLQQKRSFLLDKQGEQVGSKLFTLIDDPHIVAGLGSGLYDGDGFATRKRAMIENGVLNQFYIDWYRSRKLGVQPTTGGTSNLILPPGKRSIDEIMKDLGRGILINGFIGSNSNSNTGDFSVGITGTLFENGELTQPIAEMNIADNHLNFWNKLAKAANDPWMNSS
- a CDS encoding CBS domain-containing protein, yielding MFTETGATTIPVVDAEDRLAGVIGVEELRNLILKEQTWDWLVAEDVLVKPRATLHPGQSVKESLGTLDQLDISEVPVVDDDGQYLGNVHRSGMREMINNRLIRNQIKTT
- a CDS encoding cation:proton antiporter, encoding MRTCSAAANRLIFMKSWESAMSDTLSGAGVLILLGAGVFGGIMNAILARRISIPQVLGYMAAGILLGSSGLKLIKPADIEMLAPINLFCLSIIGFLVGGEIKFGTLKKYGKQFAAILISEGLGAFIIVSVSTAGVVYWVSGNVSIALAAGLVYGAIASATDPASTMAVMWEYRSAGILTTTLTAIVALDDALAMTLYGLGSGVAQFIGGGEAHIGKELLHIGFELFGSIGLGIALGLTIALILKRSGSLDVATASTVGLLMVITGITDYYAMDIILAAMAGGITVVNMTPFYYEKLSERINAFSTFIYVLFFLFVGARLSLQSMPVWLWWIVGLYVIGRSIGKMGGAWLGARLSKADPVVQRYSGLGLLAQGGVAIGLSIMAAHKLQGIQVADGLALGDVIIFGITTTTFLVQIIGPACVKLAVNRADEAGRNITAEDIAASLRLTEIKLSKEHLVHSFPVSGMSLPCLRKPAPQLSPSLMRRIDSQASSA
- a CDS encoding PTS sugar transporter subunit IIA, with the protein product MNDQIMTVEEVATFLKVSQRTVYDWAQNGEIPCGKLGTSWRFKRDEIENWVSRKLTPRIRSDESHTMTLSSIFSPERSLVLEETRKQAVLNRLVDVSVELPGVRNRAELAEAVYNREKLMSTGIGLGIAVPHVRLPEVKEVMASAAVCKHPITDYESLDNTPVQIVILIIAGRNQHAEYIQVLSSVASMLKQEHVRENLLGCSEPSDIYEILGERHV
- a CDS encoding transposase; the protein is MVDALFRPGNVHCNHGTDLRKAVGRLVKAIRTHYADVPIILLKDSGFLDDKNFRFFEERLGIHYACSGKLYKGIKQYVKEVPVDRFHLYQMSWSFVEFGNRLDTWSTFRRCIFTSQETEDNGQMTFDFARPDNVIYTNIGQNKECDEKLVQAVGDDYLKAEKIIELDHSRGKGELVHRSQKDFVVCEQLPFKGFGMNRAFYYIF
- the uvrC gene encoding excinuclease ABC subunit UvrC; translated protein: MPDIREKLSHVSTQPGVYLFKNSRGKIIYIGKAKVLRNRVRSYFQKSRNPDPKTVRMMQGVRDFETIITDTEVEALILESNLIKEYKPRYNINLKDDKSYPYIRITHEAFPRIFPTRKLVQDGSRYFGPYTDVQGMRNLLKTIQRLFPIRSCKLSLTRQTIAKGRYNVCLNYHINRCSGPCEGFISQAEYNKTIQYIIEFINGNTHAIEQDITEHMQHLAEQRRFEQAARMRDQLLDIQMFTRKQKVFDPELPDRDVIAAASNDDDTCCVIFRIRQGKILSKSHYFLENTRDETPESIFEAFIKQFYLKTTDIPGEIIIPAKLEDHKAVETWLSHRVPVPVRIQVPEKNDTRERLLGLCERNAKYHLNELEIQKLQKKTHVAGAVKALQKALILDDPPKRIEGFDISNIQGTDPTASMVCFVNGKPSKSDYRRFKIRSKQTPDDFTMMHEAVKRRYSRIQRENKDMPDLILIDGGKGQLNAAVKALNELGIRKQPIIALAKRLDEVFMPNTQDAQNIPKDSAALRLLQRVRDESHRFAVTFHRSLRSKRALSSELDDIPGVGPTRRQLLLRQFKSVDNIKAAGLKELKNVDGISESIAETIYNHLNSGEGE
- a CDS encoding nitroreductase family protein; the protein is MDFMETVRRRHSVRAFQVKPVSEDLLKEIINAGRLAATARNIQPWEFVVVRDPETLASLGRQANYGRFIGSAPACIVVFCQDTKYYLEDGSAAMQNMLLAATALGLGACWVAGDKKEYAGDIRKQLDAPDDYKLIAMMPVGYIEGEPSVKGKRDLADLIHWETF
- a CDS encoding AAA family ATPase; translation: MQQKAKRMNLLTDSGKTPTPEELRKDVSEFLREKYGNNVVVPQDADHMGSGTEEKDDNDNPPRQINFDLKPTQLEAYLKNYVVGQDTAVEILATKICTHFNRMNYEMSNPDSAELLGNIKSNVLMIGPTGVGKTYIIKLIAQKLGVPFVKGDATKFSETGYVGGDVDDLIRNLVHDANGDMKLAEYGIVYLDEIDKIASTGNGVGPDVSRSGVQRTLLKLMEEAEVDLKVPHDLASQMEAAMEAQRTGKVNRKKVNTRNILFVMSGAFNNLDDLIRRRMNQQPIGFTRQDYDVQQVGKEELLKQVKTADLIQYGFENEFIGRLPIVLSLNHLDVAGLYNILKNPKNSVIQGKKRDFKAYGINLEFDDDALHRIAEMAYEEQTGARGLLSVIDNLLLKFEKLLPDTQIDSLKFTASMVEDPDTELENLLTEYYIKKFQRQFLTKNNVVITFTEQAVEKLKEKAANDKQPLDKICSELLEDYDYGLKLLGWEEFSVDESIIDDPKSRLEELIKRAYEKK